The Akkermansia sp. N21116 genome includes a region encoding these proteins:
- a CDS encoding autotransporter outer membrane beta-barrel domain-containing protein, giving the protein MKLKLFLKRLFLFSSLLPLSARGGEAREEISAGVYGNEHVEFFREEDVTYLLTGDGTVSYEGVFTLDRYFQPPINGDRQGVFGAESVHFTSEDKTSLNFYCTGFDPEALKNPTACRSFVYVQERQNAQVAFQNLGDLTFRSDDLNMMGITSGKNAGDYIRIVSFEDVGNISFQGLSSGGIYIMSSNHVSFTNTGDISFTDMNGSNDYKGAIFINQGETFSGATGKGDIFFDTTGNITFKNLRKTSSYIAAAGIYTGEGSVSFNNTGDILFENNEALQGAGGINVYDMYGRGGMLSFTNINGSIVFRNNAGKSTSSPAVVKGVGAILARGSFLLLNAGEVLFEGNTTDVVSAGAIYGDLRDGNSRSFTMSADRGNITFIGNAILDQQDVWLRAVRLDCAASNEINFRAQTGREITFYDGIDINGGGTGLLSGSPTLYINRIPNQEEREKYYAEGGHFGGSIRFTGIKTEEILKERLGNGDSVSLKEMVEKSRKVDVDAHVSVEGGTLAIEYGMVLDNSSSRTLKPSFTLKSGILEMTSGAALNSNKVVVSGRDAGSILRIGGTPVSAPEGIFERPSLKVSTFDISRGFNWDLMPFLATGDSGMEIQVGSSFKLGGTIGIMDTLDGYADKYWSEQREFSLFSFDGDTWKRKDGDPESLVSNTTGTSEIDSEYTYKGIWNYEWQDTDSDGTPDELVAVWSPREGEDPVDPIDPVDPVDPVDPVDPAKPSKAFPDRRGELALNSLWSSASNIAALGNTALGQLSDIRLSNKLSSRIWAMGLGDFARRHSRSGVDGYDYDGGGYSVGMDSDFGSDKGVWGIAFGQIYGHSRSRDYQSKTDQRTMMGTLYWGKLFPVDEKTWWTAKADVSWGFTDNCMKSVFTGGLNAHGDWNNRTWLVQTEISRSSVLSGQWIISPFVRLELTRGKEDGFSEDGSYARCFGSARLQRFTIPVGVSVSKAVTCYDKPWHHTLRLSYAGDVVRDIPEAGVYSFYSDFSWTARAVKPSRHAMRVEYDTLLQWNERWNLYAGYGLELRDRSTLHQVHAGVSWAF; this is encoded by the coding sequence GGGACGGTATCTTATGAAGGCGTATTTACTCTGGATCGTTATTTTCAGCCGCCAATAAATGGAGATAGACAGGGTGTCTTTGGCGCGGAAAGCGTTCATTTTACCAGTGAGGATAAAACTTCCCTGAATTTCTACTGTACCGGTTTTGATCCGGAAGCTTTGAAAAATCCTACGGCATGCAGGTCTTTTGTCTATGTACAGGAACGACAGAATGCACAGGTTGCTTTCCAGAATTTAGGGGATCTGACATTTCGTTCCGATGACTTGAATATGATGGGTATTACTTCCGGTAAGAATGCGGGAGACTATATTCGGATCGTTTCGTTCGAGGATGTAGGAAATATCAGCTTCCAGGGTTTGAGCTCCGGGGGAATTTACATCATGAGTTCAAACCATGTGTCCTTTACTAATACAGGGGATATCTCCTTTACGGATATGAATGGTTCGAACGATTACAAGGGGGCCATTTTCATCAATCAGGGGGAAACATTTTCCGGAGCAACCGGAAAGGGAGATATTTTCTTTGATACGACGGGAAATATTACATTTAAGAATTTGCGTAAGACGTCCAGCTATATTGCCGCCGCCGGTATTTACACAGGTGAAGGCAGTGTATCGTTCAATAATACGGGAGACATTCTGTTTGAAAATAATGAAGCTCTGCAGGGGGCAGGGGGGATCAATGTGTATGATATGTATGGACGCGGAGGAATGCTATCATTTACTAACATCAATGGCTCCATTGTTTTCAGAAATAATGCGGGGAAGAGCACATCGAGTCCGGCAGTAGTCAAGGGTGTCGGAGCTATTCTGGCGAGAGGTTCTTTTCTGCTTTTAAATGCGGGGGAAGTTCTGTTTGAGGGCAATACGACCGACGTGGTTTCGGCGGGAGCGATTTATGGAGATTTGAGAGATGGAAACTCCCGTTCATTCACCATGTCGGCAGACAGGGGAAATATTACGTTCATAGGCAATGCAATCCTGGACCAGCAGGATGTCTGGCTCAGGGCGGTGCGGCTTGATTGTGCGGCGAGTAATGAAATCAACTTCCGTGCACAGACAGGCAGGGAAATTACCTTTTACGATGGCATCGATATTAATGGAGGAGGGACGGGCTTGCTCAGCGGATCTCCTACGCTTTATATCAACAGGATTCCGAATCAGGAAGAACGGGAAAAATATTACGCAGAGGGGGGACATTTCGGAGGGAGCATTCGCTTTACCGGGATCAAAACGGAAGAAATTTTAAAGGAAAGACTGGGAAATGGAGATTCCGTTTCTTTGAAGGAGATGGTTGAAAAATCCCGGAAAGTCGATGTGGATGCTCATGTTTCCGTGGAAGGTGGTACGCTTGCCATCGAATACGGCATGGTTCTGGATAATTCCTCAAGCCGGACATTGAAGCCTTCCTTTACCTTGAAATCCGGTATACTGGAAATGACTTCGGGTGCGGCCTTGAATAGCAATAAAGTAGTCGTTTCCGGCCGGGATGCCGGATCTATTCTGCGTATTGGAGGAACTCCCGTTTCAGCTCCTGAAGGAATTTTTGAACGTCCTTCCCTGAAAGTTTCTACATTCGATATTTCCCGGGGGTTTAACTGGGATCTTATGCCTTTCCTGGCGACAGGGGACAGTGGCATGGAGATTCAGGTTGGCTCATCCTTCAAACTGGGCGGAACCATAGGAATCATGGATACTCTGGATGGCTATGCCGATAAATACTGGTCGGAACAGAGAGAATTCTCCTTGTTTAGTTTCGATGGGGACACCTGGAAACGTAAAGACGGCGATCCGGAGAGTCTGGTTTCCAATACGACCGGCACATCGGAAATTGATTCTGAATATACGTACAAGGGAATCTGGAACTACGAATGGCAGGATACGGATAGCGATGGTACTCCAGATGAACTCGTTGCCGTCTGGAGCCCCAGGGAAGGTGAGGATCCAGTTGATCCGATTGATCCGGTAGATCCGGTAGATCCGGTAGATCCGGTAGATCCGGCGAAACCGAGCAAGGCTTTTCCGGACAGGCGTGGAGAACTGGCACTCAATTCCCTCTGGAGTTCCGCCTCGAATATTGCGGCCTTGGGCAATACCGCTCTGGGGCAGCTTTCGGATATTCGGTTGAGCAATAAGTTGTCTTCTCGGATCTGGGCCATGGGTCTGGGAGATTTTGCCCGGCGTCATTCCAGAAGCGGGGTAGATGGTTATGACTACGACGGGGGAGGATACTCTGTCGGCATGGATTCCGATTTTGGCAGTGACAAGGGAGTTTGGGGTATTGCCTTCGGGCAGATTTACGGTCATAGCAGGAGCAGAGACTACCAGTCTAAAACCGACCAGCGTACCATGATGGGGACCTTGTATTGGGGCAAGCTCTTTCCGGTTGATGAAAAGACATGGTGGACAGCGAAGGCAGATGTTTCCTGGGGATTTACGGACAACTGCATGAAGTCTGTCTTTACCGGTGGTCTGAATGCCCATGGAGACTGGAATAACAGAACATGGCTTGTACAAACGGAAATTTCCAGAAGTTCGGTGCTTTCCGGGCAGTGGATCATATCTCCGTTCGTACGTCTGGAATTGACGCGTGGCAAGGAAGACGGCTTTTCAGAAGACGGAAGTTATGCCCGGTGTTTCGGAAGTGCTCGCCTCCAGCGTTTCACGATTCCCGTCGGCGTGTCTGTTAGCAAGGCTGTGACTTGTTATGACAAGCCCTGGCATCATACTCTGAGATTATCTTACGCAGGAGATGTCGTTCGAGATATTCCGGAAGCCGGCGTTTATAGCTTCTATAGTGATTTTTCCTGGACAGCCCGAGCCGTGAAACCTTCCCGGCACGCTATGCGTGTTGAATACGATACTCTGCTCCAGTGGAATGAGCGTTGGAATTTATACGCCGGATACGGATTGGAACTTCGGGATCGTTCTACCTTGCATCAAGTTCATGCCGGAGTATCCTGGGCATTTTAA